The following are encoded in a window of Candidatus Binatus sp. genomic DNA:
- a CDS encoding DUF992 domain-containing protein produces the protein MASRIRVSIVSLIVCLALGAPMKDAVAAQGGATVQAGILTCHVAGGFGYIIGSSRAIHCNFKPNSGVIEEYHGTMSTLGADIGYLASSAIIWAVLAPSSSTQPGALAGTYGGVSIRAAILGGTGINALVGGFKNSIALQPLSIEGNTGLYIGGGIGVMSLKASDPAY, from the coding sequence ATGGCATCTCGAATTCGTGTATCAATTGTCAGCCTGATCGTGTGCCTGGCGTTGGGTGCTCCGATGAAGGACGCGGTGGCGGCGCAGGGCGGCGCGACCGTCCAAGCTGGCATCCTGACCTGCCATGTCGCAGGCGGGTTCGGCTACATAATCGGGTCGTCGCGCGCGATCCATTGCAACTTCAAGCCGAACTCGGGCGTAATCGAGGAGTATCACGGAACCATGTCGACGCTCGGCGCCGATATCGGCTATCTGGCGTCGTCGGCGATCATCTGGGCGGTGCTTGCTCCTTCGTCCAGCACTCAGCCGGGCGCCCTGGCGGGTACCTACGGCGGAGTGTCGATCCGGGCAGCAATCCTGGGAGGAACCGGTATCAACGCCTTAGTCGGTGGCTTCAAGAATTCGATCGCGTTACAGCCGCTGAGTATCGAAGGTAACACGGGACTCTATATCGGCGGCGGTATCGGAGTGATGAGTCTGAAGGCCAGCGATCCCGCGTACTAG